One Carassius carassius chromosome 28, fCarCar2.1, whole genome shotgun sequence genomic window carries:
- the LOC132108099 gene encoding A disintegrin and metalloproteinase with thrombospondin motifs 15-like: MSVFPVVLFCLVHMLFLTKIYLCMETDFCEPVRLDREKFPRHDKLNKELVVYRINAFNQELNLNLLPDSSFLAPDGTFQYDTTSSSAFLEGDFRRCFYSGDINADRNSYAALSLCGGVRGAFSYNGMEYLIERRSTSTAPGMISDDADKTHIIRRRRHLHAPNSTSKCGVTSSLNQGVVESLENYKHVKGHTRNFTETLLKSMSRSKRFASIPRYVEVLVAADESMAKFHGDDLKHYLLTLMSVTAKLYKHPSILNAISIVVVKLMVINEAGKGPKVSSNAALTLRNFCTWQKKLNKINDKHPEYWDTAILFTKQDLCGATTCDTLGMADVGTMCDPKRSCSVIEDDGLPSAFTTAHELGHVFSMPHDNVKACEEVFGKLKDNHMMSPTLIQIDHNTPWSVCSAAIITDFLDSGHGDCLLDQPQKLLALPDDPPGVSYSLSRQCELAFGSGSKPCPYMQACSKLWCTGKAKGQLVCQTRHFPWADGTACGSNKLCYRGICTDKQNTTKNKVDGHWGRWGPYGPCSRTCGGGGQLAKRDCNNPVPENGGKYCQGLRVKYRSCNIEPCKDSGKSFREEQCEAFNGISLNTNRLSPSVVWVPKYSGVSVKDRCKLICRANGTGYFYVLAQKVVDGTPCSPDTSAVCVQGKCIKAGCDGKLSSNMKFDKCGVCGGDSQNCKKVSGMFTKPMNGYNFVVTLPVGAANVDVRQRGYRGLINDDNYLAVKNIHGKYLLNGNFVVSAVEKDIIVKGSLLRYSGTGTSVEMLQASRPLKESLTVELLSVGKMTPPRVRYSYYLSVGNREGKVLKKEERNPTQNSVLEDSNKVELKKPAYQMPSYKWVAADWNKCSVTCGNGVQSRLIQCLDSNGETATHCDSTQKPNAIRVCGDACPTWSTGEWSSCSKTCGKGFKRRSLRCISQTGLLLPRDHCSSKRKPQELDFCIVRHC; this comes from the exons ATGTCGGTTTTTCCCGTAGTTTTGTTTTGTCTCGTGCACATGCTGTTTTTAACGAAAATATACCTCTGTATGGAAACTGATTTTTGTGAACCTGTTCGACTTGACCGTGAAAAGTTCCCAAGGCATGACAAACTAAACAAAGAACTTGTTGTTTACAGAATAAACGCTTTTAATCAGGAATTGAATCTTAATCTTCTGCCTGACTCCAGTTTTCTGGCTCCTGATGGAACATTTCAGTATGACACAACATCTTCAAGTGCTTTTTTAGAAGGTGATTTTAGAAGATGCTTTTACTCCGGTGATATTAATGCAGACAGGAATTCATATGCAGCTCTCAGTCTCTGCGGAGGTGTCCGAGGAGCGTTTTCTTACAACGGGATGGAGTACCTCATAGAGCGCAGGTCGACCAGCACAGCGCCCGGGATGATCTCAGATGATGCTGACAAAACGCACATCATCCGCAGGAGAAGACATCTTCACGCACCGAACTCAACATCTAAGTGCGGAGTTACATCTAGTTTAAACCAGGGCGTTGTAGAGTCGTTGGAAAATTATAAACATGTTAAGGGACACACGAGGAACTTCACAGAAACTTTGTTGAAAAGCATGAGCAGATCGAAAAGATTCGCCTCTATACCGAGGTACGTAGAGGTCTTGGTTGCTGCTGATGAGTCCATGGCAAAATTCCACGGCGACGACCTGAAGCATTACCTTTTGACTCTCATGTCTGTCACTGCAAAGCTGTACAAACACCCCAGTATCTTGAACGCCATCAGTATAGTGGTTGTAAAGCTTATGGTGATTAATGAGGCAGGAAAAGGACCCAAAGTATCCAGTAACGCGGCACTAACGCTGCGCAATTTCTGCACCTGGCAGAAGAAGCTGAACAAGATCAACGACAAACACCCAGAGTACTGGGATACTGCTATTTTGTTTACAAAGCAG GACCTGTGTGGGGCCACCACGTGTGACACGCTGGGTATGGCAGATGTAGGCACCATGTGTGATCCTAAGAGGAGCTGCTCTGTGATTGAAGATGATGGTCTCCCCTCAGCCTTCACCACCGCACATGAACTAG GGCATGTGTTCAGTATGCCACATGACAATGTGAAGGCTTGTGAGGAGGTATTTGGAAAGCTCAAGGACAACCATATGATGTCTCCCACTCTGATCCAGATTGACCACAACACGCCCTGGTCTGTCTGCAGTGCTGCCATCATCACAGACTTCCTGGACTCTGGCCATG gtgACTGTCTGCTAGATCAGCCCCAAAAGCTACTGGCTCTTCCAGATGACCCCCCAGGCGTCAGCTACTCGCTCAGCCGTCAGTGTGAACTGGCCTTCGGCTCAGGATCCAAGCCCTGTCCGTACATGCAGGCCTGCTCCAAACTGTGGTGCACTGGGAAAGCAAAAGGACAGCTGGTGTGTCAGACTCGCCACTTTCCCTGGGCTGATGGTACGGCCTGTGGCAGCAACAAGCTGTGCTATCGGGGGATCTGTACTGATAAGCAAAATACCACCAAAAACAAG GTAGATGGCCATTGGGGTCGGTGGGGTCCATACGGTCCATGTTCCCGTACTTGTGGGGGAGGGGGGCAGCTTGCCAAAAGGGACTGTAACAACCCCGTCCCTGAAAACGGGGGCAAGTACTGCCAGGGACTGAGAGTGAAGTATCGCTCCTGCAACATAGAGCCCTGTAAAGACTCAG GAAAGAGCTTTCGAGAAGAGCAGTGTGAGGCGTTCAATGGCATCAGTCTGAACACTAATAGACTGAGCCCGTCTGTAGTCTGGGTCCCGAAATACTCTGGAGTCTCTGTTAAGGACAGATGCAAGCTCATCTGCCGAGCCAACGGCACCGGATACTTTTATGTCCTTGCACAGaag GTGGTGGACGGGACCCCTTGTTCTCCTGATACCTCagctgtctgtgttcaggggaAATGCATTAAGGCTGGCTGCGATGGCAAACTGAGCTCCAACATGAAGTTTGATAAATGTGGTGTGTGTGGTGGAGACAGCCAAAACTGCAAGAAAGTCTCTGGAATGTTCACAAAACCCAT GAATGGATATAACTTTGTGGTGACTCTACCAGTCGGAGCTGCAAATGTGGACGTAAGGCAGCGTGGCTACCGCGGTTTGATAAATGATGACAACTATTTAGCAGTAAAGAACATCCACGGCAAATATCTCCTGAATGGAAACTTTGTGGTTTCAGCGGTAGAAAAAGACATTATCGTAAAGGGAAGTCTGCTGCGCTACAGCGGAACGGGCACATCAGTGGAGATGCTGCAGGCCTCCAGACCTCTCAAAGAGTCTCTCACGGTGGAACTGTTGTCGGTGGGTAAAATGACACCTCCTCGAGTGCGCTACTCCTACTACCTGAGTGTGGGAAATAGAGAGGGCAAGGTCCTAAAGAAGGAGGAGAGGAACCCTACGCAGAACAGTGTGCTGGAGGATAGCAATAAAGTGGAGCTGAAGAAGCCGGCCTATCAGATGCCATCTTATAAATGGGTGGCGGCGGATTGGAATAAGTGCTCGGTTACCTGTGGGAACGGGGTTCAAAGTAGACTGATACAGTGTTTGGATTCAAATGGGGAAACAGCTACACATTGTGACAGCACACAAAAGCCCAATGCAATAAGGGTGTGTGGTGACGCTTGCCCAACTTGGAGCACTGGCGAATGGTCCTCATGCTCTAAAACCTGTGGAAAAGGCTTTAAGAGACGCTCACTGCGATGCATCTCTCAAACTGGGCTGCTTTTACCAAGAGACCACTGCTCAAGCAAAAGAAAGCCACAGGAACTGGACTTTTGCATTGTTCGGCACTGCTAG